From one Desulfonatronovibrio magnus genomic stretch:
- a CDS encoding DUF2062 domain-containing protein, which translates to MSIYIRFGLRRILRFWYLKLLRMRESPHSVAMGLSVGVFVGCLPIIPFQTVVALGLAFVIRCNKIAAAAGTWITNPLYAPFVYYGLYRIGKMIIPIGKKEFEPEDLTLMNIVAMGWDFFLLMMFGGIIVGLILSVITYMISVKAVKVYHDRRAKKKSQKKLQGLTRSRGRI; encoded by the coding sequence TTGAGCATATATATAAGATTCGGTCTGCGCCGGATTTTACGCTTCTGGTATCTGAAGCTTTTGCGCATGCGTGAAAGTCCGCATTCAGTGGCCATGGGTCTATCTGTGGGCGTTTTTGTGGGTTGTCTGCCCATAATTCCGTTTCAGACTGTTGTGGCTCTTGGGTTAGCATTTGTCATCAGATGCAATAAAATTGCAGCTGCCGCAGGTACCTGGATTACCAATCCGCTATACGCTCCTTTTGTCTATTATGGTCTTTACCGCATTGGTAAGATGATCATTCCCATCGGCAAAAAAGAGTTTGAGCCCGAAGACCTGACCTTGATGAATATTGTGGCTATGGGGTGGGATTTTTTTCTTCTTATGATGTTTGGCGGGATAATTGTCGGCTTGATTCTTTCGGTTATAACCTACATGATTTCTGTAAAGGCTGTTAAAGTTTATCATGACCGCAGAGCTAAAAAAAAGAGTCAGAAAAAGCTTCAGGGATTGACTCGTTCCAGGGGAAGGATTTGA
- a CDS encoding redoxin domain-containing protein, with the protein MKFLRVALIVFFVMFALRAEAVLDNIYQPPQLKPVDSELKVKVGDLASDFTLPCICGENITLSDFRNKKNVMLSFIPAAWTPVCSDQWPGYNIARHFFDDSETIILGISVDSTATLHAWVDAMGGLWFPVLSDFWPHGGLANEMGVLRSDGMAERAVFLIDKQGEIVFIHVEDINRRPPLEMLVNALHNQLVD; encoded by the coding sequence ATGAAGTTCTTGCGTGTGGCATTGATTGTTTTTTTTGTAATGTTTGCACTAAGGGCTGAAGCTGTTCTTGATAATATATATCAACCACCTCAATTAAAGCCAGTGGACAGCGAGCTGAAGGTTAAAGTTGGTGACCTGGCATCGGATTTTACTCTTCCATGTATTTGCGGTGAGAACATTACCCTGTCTGACTTCAGAAATAAAAAAAATGTTATGCTTTCTTTCATTCCAGCTGCCTGGACTCCAGTATGCTCTGATCAGTGGCCGGGATATAACATTGCCCGACATTTTTTTGATGATTCAGAAACAATAATCCTGGGCATCAGTGTGGACAGCACTGCCACGCTTCATGCCTGGGTGGATGCTATGGGCGGACTGTGGTTTCCTGTATTATCAGATTTCTGGCCGCATGGCGGACTGGCAAATGAAATGGGTGTGCTTAGAAGCGATGGCATGGCGGAACGGGCGGTTTTTCTTATTGATAAACAGGGTGAAATCGTTTTTATCCATGTCGAAGATATCAATAGACGACCTCCTCTGGAAATGCTTGTAAATGCTCTGCACAATCAGCTTGTGGACTAA
- a CDS encoding peroxiredoxin family protein — MFRNHLINNFSLQIAVFICMLILFAPSSLKADSFPEIMLPMPEEEHSAYLGLEHGQDGFFLNEVAAETVLVQIFSMYCPICQREAEAVNELYYMIQDKGLEGQIKVIGIAPGNSAFEVSVFRDQYDIPFPLFPDPEFEWHKLLGEVGTPYFILVEIQDLGLLLTHKGAFEDPAVFLKRLSSP, encoded by the coding sequence ATGTTCAGAAACCACTTAATCAACAATTTTTCACTGCAGATTGCTGTTTTTATCTGCATGTTGATCCTTTTTGCGCCCTCTTCCCTTAAGGCTGATTCATTTCCAGAGATTATGCTGCCAATGCCTGAGGAAGAGCACTCTGCATATCTTGGCCTTGAGCATGGGCAAGATGGTTTTTTTCTCAATGAAGTTGCAGCGGAAACTGTACTGGTGCAGATTTTTAGTATGTACTGCCCCATATGTCAGCGAGAAGCCGAGGCAGTCAACGAGCTTTATTATATGATTCAAGACAAGGGGCTTGAAGGGCAGATAAAGGTTATTGGCATAGCCCCTGGAAATTCTGCATTTGAAGTAAGTGTTTTTCGAGATCAGTATGATATCCCTTTTCCGTTGTTCCCGGATCCAGAGTTTGAATGGCATAAACTGCTGGGTGAAGTAGGTACTCCCTATTTTATACTGGTGGAGATCCAAGACTTAGGCCTTCTTCTTACTCATAAAGGTGCGTTTGAAGATCCTGCAGTCTTTCTTAAACGTTTGAGCTCCCCTTAA
- a CDS encoding 2-oxoacid:ferredoxin oxidoreductase subunit beta, whose protein sequence is MVAIEDYGEFETAWCPGCGNHSILKAVKQALTGLDLKPHESIFVSGIGQAAKSPHYLKTNVFNGLHGRALAAATGIRLANPGANIIVQSGDGCNYGEGGNHFLAAIRRNVNVTLLAHDNQIYGLTKGQASPTTTQGHATKAQPRGNPSNPFNPVAVAVAMKANFVARGFSGMIDHLADLIKQAARHPGFSLVDIMQPCVSFNKVNTFAWYKERCYEPEAHDPHDWSQAMNLAVQWGEKIPVGVIFKGDRPTFEDQLPHPTGDLLYHNKVNRGKLKEIMNSYA, encoded by the coding sequence ATGGTAGCAATAGAAGATTATGGTGAATTTGAAACTGCCTGGTGCCCTGGCTGCGGTAACCATTCCATTCTCAAGGCAGTCAAGCAGGCTCTGACCGGCTTGGATCTTAAACCGCATGAGTCCATTTTTGTGTCAGGCATAGGTCAGGCTGCCAAGTCCCCACACTATCTGAAAACCAATGTTTTTAACGGACTGCATGGCCGGGCTCTGGCAGCAGCTACAGGAATAAGGCTGGCCAACCCGGGAGCAAATATCATAGTGCAAAGTGGCGACGGATGTAATTATGGTGAGGGAGGTAATCATTTTCTGGCAGCCATCAGACGCAACGTAAATGTGACGCTGCTGGCTCATGATAACCAGATTTATGGACTGACCAAAGGACAGGCCAGTCCGACCACCACCCAGGGGCATGCCACCAAGGCTCAACCCAGGGGCAACCCTTCAAACCCGTTCAATCCCGTAGCTGTTGCAGTGGCTATGAAGGCCAATTTTGTAGCAAGAGGTTTTTCCGGCATGATTGACCATCTTGCTGATCTTATCAAGCAGGCTGCGAGACATCCGGGATTCAGTCTGGTGGATATAATGCAGCCTTGTGTCAGCTTTAACAAGGTTAACACTTTTGCCTGGTATAAGGAAAGGTGCTATGAACCCGAAGCCCATGATCCTCATGACTGGTCACAAGCTATGAATCTGGCAGTACAATGGGGTGAAAAGATTCCTGTAGGTGTTATTTTTAAGGGTGATCGACCGACATTTGAAGACCAGCTTCCGCACCCGACTGGAGATCTTCTTTACCACAATAAAGTCAATCGCGGCAAGCTTAAAGAAATCATGAATTCTTATGCTTAA
- a CDS encoding 2-oxoacid:acceptor oxidoreductase subunit alpha encodes MRKELNILIGGEAGQGLVTVGELLTKALVRSGYSVHVTQSYMSRIRGGHNTFCVRTATGDVHGPDKGIDILVALNQETIEIHQDDVLKDGLILKDKEISLDKQGLVDIPFKDIAPSTLFENVVGLGFLSAIIGLAQEMPEGCIKSVFGAKKPEVVQKNLDVLSKAYDNASQLGLEEFKLDKPENKPGLMMTANDAIVLGAMSAGANFCSYYPMTPSTGIPMSLNAKGAAMGIVVEQAEDEIAAINMAVAASYAGATAMTATSGGGFALMCEGVSLAGMTETPIVIVVGQRPGPATGLPTRTEQADLNLVLYSGHGEFPRAIFAPSGPEQAFDLTRKAFDLAERSQGPVFILTDQYMADSYRRVDPLDIDASQETAKPLDSCPDPQSYERYAITENGVSPRLVPTLGEYLVVADSDEHYPDGHITEDLKVRVKMMDKRLKKEDILRSEIAVPEYWGPETPEDLVVCWGSTLGPALEAMQKHKKGTMGVLHFSQVWPLEKEHFQDKLLSASRVVFVESNAGGQLARLITSLVKPAESAFILRYDGLPMDARYILDRL; translated from the coding sequence ATGCGCAAAGAATTAAATATTTTGATTGGAGGTGAAGCAGGGCAGGGGCTTGTCACCGTAGGTGAGCTTCTGACCAAGGCGCTGGTTCGCTCCGGTTACAGTGTACATGTTACACAAAGTTATATGTCGAGGATACGGGGAGGGCACAATACATTCTGTGTCCGTACAGCTACAGGTGATGTGCATGGGCCGGATAAAGGCATTGATATTCTGGTGGCGCTCAACCAGGAAACCATAGAAATCCATCAAGATGATGTGCTTAAGGATGGGCTGATCTTGAAAGACAAGGAAATCAGCTTAGACAAACAGGGGCTTGTGGATATTCCTTTTAAAGATATCGCGCCGAGTACTCTTTTTGAAAATGTAGTGGGTCTTGGTTTTCTCAGTGCCATTATCGGCTTGGCTCAGGAAATGCCTGAGGGCTGTATCAAGAGTGTTTTCGGTGCAAAAAAGCCTGAGGTGGTCCAGAAGAACCTGGATGTTTTAAGCAAGGCGTATGATAATGCCAGTCAATTGGGACTTGAAGAGTTCAAGCTGGACAAGCCTGAAAATAAGCCAGGTCTGATGATGACAGCCAATGACGCCATAGTTCTGGGAGCCATGTCTGCCGGAGCAAATTTTTGTTCTTACTATCCCATGACTCCATCTACAGGTATCCCCATGTCTTTAAACGCCAAAGGCGCAGCCATGGGTATTGTTGTAGAGCAGGCTGAAGACGAAATTGCGGCAATTAATATGGCTGTGGCTGCTTCTTATGCAGGAGCTACTGCCATGACTGCCACATCCGGCGGTGGTTTTGCCCTTATGTGTGAAGGAGTAAGCCTGGCAGGCATGACTGAAACACCTATTGTGATAGTTGTGGGGCAAAGACCAGGGCCTGCCACTGGGCTGCCCACCAGGACAGAGCAGGCTGACCTGAATCTGGTTTTGTATTCAGGACATGGTGAGTTTCCAAGAGCCATATTTGCTCCTTCAGGACCGGAGCAGGCTTTTGATCTTACAAGAAAAGCATTTGATCTTGCGGAAAGAAGTCAGGGGCCGGTTTTTATTCTGACTGATCAATACATGGCTGATTCATACCGCAGGGTAGATCCTTTGGATATTGATGCCTCACAAGAAACAGCAAAGCCTCTGGACTCGTGTCCGGATCCTCAAAGTTATGAGCGTTATGCCATCACTGAAAACGGAGTATCTCCAAGGCTCGTACCCACACTGGGTGAATATCTGGTGGTTGCCGACAGTGATGAGCATTATCCTGACGGGCATATTACCGAAGATCTGAAAGTCCGTGTGAAAATGATGGACAAGAGATTAAAAAAGGAAGATATTCTCAGAAGCGAAATTGCAGTCCCTGAATATTGGGGGCCTGAAACCCCGGAAGATCTTGTTGTCTGCTGGGGATCAACTCTTGGACCCGCTCTTGAAGCTATGCAAAAGCATAAAAAGGGTACCATGGGAGTGCTTCACTTCTCGCAGGTCTGGCCATTGGAAAAAGAGCATTTTCAAGATAAGCTCCTGTCTGCCTCAAGGGTAGTTTTTGTAGAGTCAAATGCAGGCGGGCAGCTTGCCAGGCTGATAACATCTCTCGTCAAACCAGCTGAAAGTGCTTTTATTCTCAGATATGACGGACTGCCCATGGATGCAAGGTACATCCTGGACAGACTGTAA
- a CDS encoding ferritin-like domain-containing protein has protein sequence MSRDQFKKWVCTAIEMEEKGKKFYEKAVEDCKDGLGREIFIMLRDDEVRHIDRIKEIEKALDQGQDVLEQACSMPADEKDMGKMLRDMASKVDTDKACSSTESALNTGIEFELALVKFYEDALEKAQEDIEKEFLKKMVAEEKAHYVLLEDLKYYYEDPEGWAMGQGKSGLDGA, from the coding sequence ATGAGCAGAGATCAGTTTAAAAAATGGGTATGTACAGCCATAGAAATGGAAGAAAAAGGTAAGAAGTTTTACGAAAAGGCTGTTGAAGACTGCAAGGATGGTCTTGGCAGAGAAATATTTATCATGCTTCGCGATGATGAAGTCAGACATATAGACAGGATTAAAGAGATTGAGAAGGCCCTTGATCAGGGACAGGATGTTCTGGAACAGGCCTGCAGCATGCCCGCTGATGAAAAGGATATGGGAAAGATGCTCCGGGATATGGCTTCCAAAGTTGATACTGACAAGGCATGCTCGTCTACTGAATCTGCATTGAATACAGGAATTGAATTTGAGCTTGCCCTGGTAAAATTTTATGAAGATGCCTTAGAAAAGGCACAGGAAGATATTGAAAAAGAATTTCTAAAAAAGATGGTTGCTGAAGAAAAGGCCCATTATGTTTTGCTTGAAGACCTGAAATATTATTATGAAGATCCCGAAGGCTGGGCCATGGGCCAGGGTAAATCCGGGCTGGACGGAGCATAA
- a CDS encoding M14 family murein peptide amidase A yields MFSISFTLVCAQNTRASDHLVFSIEETCNAVSSKLASVRLDDCLNARLVDPGRYSSKGVPLLIKEYPPLETRTPQSRVLVVGGTHGDEYSSVSIVFRWMEILDVHHSGLFHWIFMPLLNPDGLLLDNSTRTNARGVDINRNFPGPLWREVGYQRWKDFTSENPRYYPGPFAMSEPETMFLVELIRKFSPDAIISVHSPLNLVDFDGPGRPPASIGNLGLRRLGNFPGTLGNFAGIQMGIPVITLELASSARMPSSSEISSIWRDLVRWLVNNTPVEKDPFELHAADDRELQKEFFGK; encoded by the coding sequence ATGTTCAGCATATCATTCACTCTGGTATGCGCTCAGAATACCAGGGCTTCTGACCATTTGGTCTTCTCTATAGAAGAAACCTGCAATGCTGTATCCTCCAAGTTGGCCAGTGTTCGACTGGATGACTGCCTTAATGCACGGCTTGTTGATCCCGGGCGTTATTCCAGCAAAGGTGTTCCTCTTCTCATTAAAGAGTATCCTCCACTTGAGACCAGAACTCCTCAAAGTCGGGTACTTGTTGTGGGAGGTACGCACGGAGATGAATATTCATCTGTCAGTATAGTATTTCGATGGATGGAAATACTGGATGTCCATCATTCCGGCCTGTTTCACTGGATTTTTATGCCTTTGCTTAATCCTGACGGACTGCTTCTCGATAACTCCACCAGGACCAATGCACGTGGGGTGGATATCAACAGAAATTTTCCAGGACCCTTGTGGCGGGAGGTTGGGTACCAGCGCTGGAAAGATTTTACCAGCGAAAATCCCAGATATTATCCTGGTCCATTTGCCATGAGTGAGCCAGAAACAATGTTTCTTGTAGAGCTTATAAGAAAGTTTAGCCCTGATGCGATAATTTCCGTGCATTCTCCATTGAACCTTGTGGATTTTGATGGTCCGGGCAGGCCTCCGGCTTCCATCGGCAATCTTGGCCTTCGAAGGCTGGGCAATTTTCCAGGTACTCTGGGCAATTTTGCAGGAATACAAATGGGTATTCCTGTGATAACGCTTGAGCTGGCATCTTCTGCCAGGATGCCGTCATCCTCTGAAATATCCTCCATCTGGAGAGACCTGGTGCGCTGGCTGGTCAACAATACTCCGGTAGAAAAAGATCCCTTCGAGCTGCACGCAGCAGATGATCGGGAATTGCAAAAGGAGTTTTTTGGTAAATAG
- a CDS encoding Na+/H+ antiporter subunit E: MNQTAETAQSETSFFRKHRGIIYQAVLLMALWLILSGRFGLEPIIYGLLSVGAVVWLNFATGTVPMKTGETVSGQCINVYRLIIYTFWLVIEIIKSGFFVAYLILHPKMPINPMIVRFQTKLPNPLARVILGNSITLTPGTLTLDIQEDYFTVHAIVDEVEEDLVSGNMEARVGRLYLQECKAEEMCTDITILDSAVSAKQVVKYKGGSD; encoded by the coding sequence ATGAATCAGACCGCAGAAACTGCACAGTCGGAAACAAGTTTTTTCAGAAAGCACCGAGGCATCATCTACCAGGCTGTATTGCTAATGGCACTATGGCTCATTTTAAGTGGTCGTTTCGGCCTTGAGCCCATCATTTACGGACTTCTGTCCGTTGGAGCTGTCGTCTGGCTCAACTTTGCAACAGGCACGGTTCCCATGAAAACCGGGGAAACCGTCAGCGGCCAGTGCATCAATGTATACCGGTTAATTATCTATACGTTCTGGCTTGTAATCGAAATCATTAAATCCGGTTTTTTTGTTGCCTACCTTATACTCCATCCGAAAATGCCCATTAATCCAATGATAGTCCGCTTTCAGACAAAACTGCCCAACCCTCTGGCCAGGGTCATACTTGGCAACTCCATAACTTTGACCCCTGGAACTCTTACCCTGGATATTCAGGAAGATTACTTTACAGTCCACGCCATTGTGGATGAAGTAGAGGAAGACCTTGTCAGCGGCAATATGGAGGCCAGGGTTGGCAGGCTATACCTCCAGGAGTGTAAGGCTGAAGAAATGTGTACTGACATCACCATCCTTGACAGCGCAGTAAGCGCTAAACAGGTTGTAAAGTATAAAGGGGGGAGTGATTAA
- a CDS encoding monovalent cation/H+ antiporter complex subunit F → MDLFFSLTAAFLAIALLIPFYRVLTGPNVFDRLLGAAAVGAKTITLVLLFGVVYDRLDMFVDIALGYAILNFILVIAMAKYFRVTARR, encoded by the coding sequence ATGGATTTATTCTTTTCCCTGACTGCAGCTTTTCTGGCCATTGCCCTGCTTATTCCCTTTTACAGGGTACTTACAGGACCCAATGTATTTGATCGTTTACTGGGAGCTGCAGCGGTAGGAGCCAAGACCATTACCTTAGTGCTGCTTTTTGGTGTAGTTTACGACAGACTTGACATGTTTGTAGATATAGCCCTGGGTTACGCAATTCTGAACTTCATTCTTGTAATTGCCATGGCAAAATACTTTCGTGTAACCGCCAGGAGATAG
- the mnhG gene encoding monovalent cation/H(+) antiporter subunit G, which translates to METFFYILAIIFISAGVFFMLVGSIGLNRFPDVYCRAHASGKVDTLGIMFFILGLMFFEGFGQTSLKLLLVAVFVAITSPVATHALSRRALLHGVKPWKKKN; encoded by the coding sequence ATGGAAACATTTTTTTATATACTGGCAATCATTTTTATCTCAGCTGGGGTATTTTTTATGCTTGTGGGCAGCATTGGCCTTAACCGGTTTCCTGATGTCTATTGTCGGGCCCATGCCTCAGGCAAGGTGGACACGCTGGGCATAATGTTTTTTATTCTGGGACTGATGTTTTTTGAAGGCTTCGGTCAAACAAGTCTCAAGCTTTTGTTAGTCGCAGTATTTGTTGCCATTACAAGCCCTGTTGCCACACATGCCTTAAGCAGAAGAGCTCTGCTGCACGGCGTAAAGCCATGGAAAAAGAAAAACTAA
- a CDS encoding Na(+)/H(+) antiporter subunit B yields the protein MQWQVEFLLFTILIVAALISLQLKNLLAAVVTLTIFSFMVALIMISMGAVDVGFTEAVVGAGAVGIYFVVAIFKTSRKSYD from the coding sequence ATGCAATGGCAGGTTGAGTTTTTATTATTTACCATTTTGATTGTGGCTGCCCTTATATCTCTGCAGCTTAAAAATCTTCTCGCAGCTGTTGTTACCCTTACCATATTCAGTTTCATGGTCGCTTTGATCATGATATCCATGGGTGCAGTAGATGTAGGATTTACAGAGGCAGTTGTAGGTGCTGGTGCTGTGGGAATTTATTTTGTTGTAGCCATCTTTAAAACATCAAGGAAGAGTTACGATTGA